From Streptomyces sp. HUAS MG91, the proteins below share one genomic window:
- a CDS encoding DUF948 domain-containing protein yields MSGGEVAGILVAVFWAILVSFLAVALARLAQTLRATTKLVADVTDQAVPLLADASAAVRSAQTQIDRVDAIASDVQEVTSNASALSSTVASTFGGPLVKVAAFGYGVRRAIGGRGKEAPAKPTRRTVIVGRAIPQSRRAKRANRNKRD; encoded by the coding sequence GTGTCCGGTGGAGAGGTGGCCGGGATCCTGGTGGCCGTCTTCTGGGCGATCCTGGTCTCCTTCCTCGCGGTGGCGCTCGCGAGGCTGGCCCAGACGCTCAGGGCGACCACCAAGCTCGTCGCGGACGTGACCGATCAGGCCGTCCCGCTGCTCGCGGACGCCTCCGCGGCGGTGCGCTCCGCGCAGACGCAGATCGACCGGGTCGACGCGATCGCCTCGGACGTCCAGGAAGTCACGTCGAACGCGTCGGCGCTGTCCTCCACCGTGGCCTCCACCTTCGGCGGCCCGCTGGTCAAGGTGGCCGCGTTCGGTTACGGCGTGCGCCGGGCCATCGGCGGCCGCGGCAAGGAAGCGCCCGCCAAGCCGACCCGCCGTACCGTGATCGTGGGCCGTGCGATCCCGCAGTCGCGCCGCGCCAAGCGGGCCAACCGGAACAAGAGGGACTGA
- a CDS encoding DUF6167 family protein yields the protein MFRRTFWFTAGAAAGVWATTKVNRKIKQLTPESLAAQAANKAVEAGHRLKDFALDVRDNMAEREAQLGDALGLNEPVEGELPVQRRFAVIENTFSTKQPKIIEHNARNAYNNRNEDH from the coding sequence ATGTTCCGCCGTACGTTCTGGTTCACCGCGGGCGCAGCCGCCGGCGTGTGGGCCACCACCAAGGTCAACCGCAAGATCAAGCAGCTGACGCCGGAGAGCCTCGCCGCCCAGGCCGCGAACAAGGCGGTCGAAGCGGGCCACCGGCTCAAGGACTTCGCTCTCGACGTCCGCGACAACATGGCGGAGCGCGAGGCCCAGCTCGGCGACGCGCTGGGTCTGAACGAGCCGGTCGAGGGCGAACTGCCCGTACAGCGCCGCTTCGCGGTCATCGAGAACACCTTCAGCACCAAGCAACCCAAAATCATCGAGCACAACGCGCGCAACGCGTACAACAACCGGAATGAGGACCACTGA
- the mltG gene encoding endolytic transglycosylase MltG encodes MTDYGRGQGSEPWHPADPLYGDQGWEQQAGHGQAAYGGQGSYDPQQPQQTYAGDWSQGHQQQGGHGYGQDPGYGQDPGYGQGYGQNQGYGQDPAYGQQGYDGQQQGQGGWDPVGQGQVPSYGVDPTDPYGTGHQGAYNGGDQPDYYSTPDAYPPPEPPGRRRAPEPQTEWDAGPDQGESAFFNGGGDDDGEGDDRGARRGGRKPKKRRSGCACLVLTVIFASGVGGVGYFGYQFYQDRFGSAPDYSGDGNGETVSVVIDKGSDGYTIGQKLKAAGVVQSVDAFVAAQSANPQGKTIQAGAYILQREMSGASAVKLMLSPKSKANMIIGEGWRNAKIYELIDSKLKVDKGTTEKAAKEHYKDLGLPGWAQGHAKLKDPLEGFLYPSSYAVAKGMDPEDVLKQMVERANENYEKLDLEGKAKELHLDGAWQVLTVASLVQAEGKTHDDFRKMAEVVYNRLKPTNTETVQLLQFDSTFNYLKKQSNINIGLDEIRSNKDPYNTYTNKGLPPGPISNPGDDALAATLTPTHDGWLYFVATDGMNKTEFAKTHAEFEKLTEKFNASQQGN; translated from the coding sequence ATGACTGATTATGGCCGGGGCCAAGGCTCCGAACCGTGGCACCCCGCGGACCCGTTGTACGGGGACCAGGGGTGGGAGCAGCAGGCCGGCCACGGCCAGGCTGCCTACGGCGGCCAGGGGAGTTACGACCCGCAGCAGCCGCAGCAGACGTACGCCGGTGACTGGAGTCAGGGCCACCAGCAACAGGGCGGTCACGGCTACGGCCAGGACCCCGGTTACGGCCAGGACCCGGGCTACGGTCAGGGCTACGGGCAGAACCAGGGATACGGTCAGGACCCGGCCTACGGGCAGCAGGGGTACGACGGTCAGCAGCAGGGCCAGGGCGGCTGGGACCCCGTCGGCCAGGGGCAGGTCCCGTCGTACGGCGTCGACCCCACGGACCCGTACGGCACCGGCCATCAGGGCGCGTACAACGGCGGTGACCAGCCGGATTACTACAGCACCCCCGACGCCTACCCGCCGCCGGAGCCGCCGGGCCGCCGCCGTGCGCCCGAGCCGCAGACCGAGTGGGACGCGGGCCCCGATCAGGGCGAGAGCGCGTTCTTCAACGGCGGCGGCGATGACGACGGCGAGGGCGACGACCGGGGCGCCCGGCGCGGTGGCCGAAAACCGAAGAAGCGCCGCAGCGGCTGTGCCTGCCTGGTGCTCACGGTGATCTTCGCGTCCGGTGTCGGCGGCGTCGGCTATTTCGGCTACCAGTTCTACCAGGACCGTTTCGGCTCGGCGCCGGACTACTCGGGCGACGGCAACGGCGAGACGGTCAGCGTCGTCATCGACAAGGGCTCCGACGGCTACACCATCGGCCAGAAGCTCAAGGCGGCCGGTGTCGTGCAGAGCGTCGACGCCTTCGTCGCGGCGCAGTCGGCCAATCCGCAGGGCAAGACGATCCAGGCGGGCGCCTACATCCTCCAGAGGGAGATGTCGGGGGCCAGCGCGGTCAAACTGATGCTGAGCCCGAAGAGCAAGGCCAACATGATCATCGGCGAGGGCTGGCGCAACGCCAAGATCTACGAGCTGATCGACTCCAAGCTGAAGGTCGACAAGGGCACGACCGAGAAGGCGGCCAAGGAGCACTACAAGGATCTCGGTCTGCCGGGCTGGGCGCAGGGTCACGCGAAGCTGAAGGACCCGCTGGAAGGGTTCCTGTACCCGTCGAGCTACGCGGTCGCCAAGGGCATGGATCCCGAGGACGTGCTCAAGCAGATGGTCGAGCGGGCCAACGAGAACTACGAGAAGCTCGACCTGGAGGGCAAGGCCAAGGAACTGCACCTCGACGGGGCGTGGCAGGTGCTCACCGTCGCCAGCCTCGTGCAGGCCGAGGGCAAGACGCACGACGACTTCCGCAAGATGGCCGAGGTGGTCTACAACCGCCTCAAGCCGACGAACACGGAGACCGTGCAGCTCCTCCAGTTCGACTCGACCTTCAACTACCTCAAGAAGCAGAGCAACATCAATATCGGTCTGGACGAGATCCGCAGCAACAAGGACCCGTACAACACCTACACGAACAAGGGTCTGCCGCCGGGACCGATCAGCAACCCGGGCGACGACGCCCTCGCGGCGACGCTGACCCCGACGCACGACGGCTGGTTGTACTTCGTTGCCACGGACGGCATGAACAAGACCGAGTTCGCGAAGACCCATGCCGAGTTCGAGAAGCTCACGGAGAAGTTCAATGCCAGCCAGCAGGGCAACTGA
- the aroC gene encoding chorismate synthase, producing the protein MSRLRWLTAGESHGPALVATLEGLPAGVPITTEMVADHLARRRLGYGRGARMKFERDEVTFLGGVRHGLTLGSPVAVMVGNTEWPKWEQVMAADPVDPEILKDLARNAPLTRPRPGHADLAGMQKYGFDEARPILERASARETAARVALGAIARSYLKETAGIEIVSHVVELCSVKAPHGVYPTPADVEKLDADPLRCLDAVASKAMVAEVDQAHKDGDTLGGVVEVLAYDVPVGLGSHVHWDRKLDARLAGALMGIQAIKGVEIGDGFDLARVPGSQAHDEIVNTAEGIRRVSGRSGGTEGGLTTGELLRVRAAMKPIATVPRALKTVDVATGEAAQAHHQRSDVSAVPAAGIVAEAMVALVLADAVAEKFGGDSVPETRRNVRSYLDNLQIR; encoded by the coding sequence TTGAGCAGGTTGCGCTGGCTGACCGCGGGTGAGTCGCACGGACCCGCACTTGTCGCGACGCTGGAGGGACTTCCCGCCGGCGTTCCGATCACCACGGAGATGGTGGCGGACCACCTGGCACGGCGGCGCCTCGGCTATGGCCGCGGTGCGCGGATGAAGTTCGAGCGGGACGAGGTCACCTTCCTGGGCGGCGTCCGGCACGGTCTGACCCTGGGCTCCCCGGTCGCGGTCATGGTGGGCAACACCGAGTGGCCGAAGTGGGAGCAGGTCATGGCGGCCGACCCCGTCGACCCCGAGATCCTCAAGGACCTCGCGCGCAACGCGCCGCTGACCCGGCCCCGCCCCGGCCACGCCGACCTGGCGGGCATGCAGAAGTACGGCTTCGACGAGGCGCGGCCCATCCTGGAGCGGGCCTCGGCGCGCGAGACCGCGGCGCGGGTCGCCCTCGGCGCGATCGCCCGGTCGTACCTCAAGGAGACGGCCGGCATCGAGATCGTCAGCCACGTCGTCGAGCTCTGCTCCGTCAAGGCGCCGCACGGCGTGTACCCGACGCCGGCCGACGTGGAGAAGCTGGACGCCGACCCGCTGCGCTGCCTGGACGCCGTCGCCTCGAAGGCGATGGTCGCCGAGGTCGACCAGGCCCACAAGGACGGCGACACGCTCGGCGGTGTCGTCGAGGTGCTGGCCTACGACGTGCCGGTGGGCCTGGGCTCGCACGTGCACTGGGACCGCAAGCTCGACGCCCGGCTCGCGGGCGCCCTCATGGGCATCCAGGCCATCAAGGGCGTCGAGATCGGCGACGGCTTCGACCTGGCCCGGGTGCCGGGTTCGCAGGCCCACGACGAGATCGTCAACACCGCCGAGGGCATCCGCCGCGTCTCCGGCCGGTCCGGTGGCACCGAGGGCGGTCTGACCACCGGTGAGCTGCTGCGGGTCCGCGCCGCGATGAAGCCGATCGCGACCGTGCCGCGCGCCCTGAAGACCGTCGACGTCGCCACCGGTGAGGCCGCGCAGGCCCACCACCAGCGCTCCGACGTCTCCGCCGTGCCGGCCGCCGGCATCGTCGCCGAGGCCATGGTCGCCCTCGTCCTCGCGGACGCCGTCGCGGAGAAGTTCGGCGGCGACAGCGTGCCCGAGACCCGGCGCAACGTGCGGTCCTACCTCGACAACCTCCAGATCCGGTGA
- a CDS encoding shikimate dehydrogenase has product MPASRATDARRAAVLGSPIAHSLSPQLHTAAYRALGLDDWTYDRFDVDEAALPGFFKSLGAEEWAGLSLTMPLKRAVIPLLDGITDTAASVEAVNTVVFHADGRRTGDNTDIPGLVAALHEQGVEKIESAAVLGAGATASSALAALARICTGEVVVHVRSRQRADEMRGWGERLGVAVRIAAWDDAARAFEAPLVISTTPKGSTDHLVDAVPARVGTLFDVIYDPWPTPLAAAWQRRGGPVLSGLDLLVHQAVFQFEQFTGDTRPVLAAMREAARKSLG; this is encoded by the coding sequence ATGCCAGCCAGCAGGGCAACTGACGCGCGCAGAGCGGCAGTTCTCGGTTCCCCCATCGCCCACTCGCTCTCGCCGCAGCTGCACACCGCGGCCTACCGGGCCCTCGGCCTGGACGACTGGACGTACGACCGGTTCGATGTCGACGAGGCGGCGCTGCCCGGGTTCTTCAAGAGCCTCGGCGCCGAGGAGTGGGCCGGTCTCTCGCTGACGATGCCGCTGAAGCGGGCGGTGATCCCGCTGCTCGACGGGATCACCGACACCGCCGCCTCGGTCGAGGCGGTGAACACCGTCGTCTTCCACGCCGACGGGCGGCGGACCGGCGACAACACCGACATCCCGGGTCTCGTCGCCGCGCTGCACGAGCAGGGCGTCGAGAAGATCGAGTCGGCCGCGGTCCTCGGCGCGGGCGCCACCGCGTCCTCGGCGCTCGCCGCGCTGGCCCGGATCTGCACGGGCGAGGTCGTCGTCCACGTCCGCAGCCGGCAGCGCGCCGACGAGATGCGCGGCTGGGGCGAGCGGCTCGGCGTCGCGGTGCGCATCGCCGCCTGGGACGACGCGGCCCGTGCCTTCGAGGCGCCGCTGGTCATATCGACGACGCCCAAGGGCAGCACCGACCACCTGGTCGACGCGGTGCCCGCGCGCGTAGGCACGCTGTTCGACGTGATCTACGACCCGTGGCCGACCCCCCTCGCGGCGGCCTGGCAGCGGCGCGGCGGACCCGTGCTCAGCGGCCTCGACCTGCTCGTGCACCAGGCCGTCTTCCAGTTCGAACAGTTCACCGGAGACACCCGGCCGGTGCTCGCCGCGATGCGCGAGGCGGCCCGGAAGTCGCTCGGCTGA
- the alaS gene encoding alanine--tRNA ligase, translated as MESAEIRRRWLSFFEERGHKVVPSASLIADDPTLLLVPAGMVPFKPYFLGEVKPPAPRATSVQKCVRTPDIEEVGKTTRHGTFFQMCGNFSFGDYFKEGAIKYAWELLTSPQDKGGYGLEPEKLWITVYLDDDEAERIWHEVVGVPKERIQRLGKKDNFWSMGVPGPCGPCSEINYDRGPEFGEEGGPAVNDERYVEIWNLVFMQYERGAGTGKDDFEILGDLPSQNIDTGLGLERLAMILQGVQNMYETDTLRVVIDKATELTGVAYGAKHDSDVSLRVVADHMRTSTMLIGDGVTPGNEGRGYVLRRIMRRAIRNMRILGATGPVVQELLDVVIDTMGLQYPELITDRKRIEQVALAEEAAFLKALKGGTNILDTAVTETKAAGGTVLAGDKAFLLHDTWGFPIDLTLEMAGEQGLSVDEDGFRRLMKEQRERAKADAQAKKTGHANVGAYREIADAAGATDFIGYTSTDSESTVVGLLVNGVSSPAATEGDEVEVVLDRTPFYAEGGGQIGDTGRIKLDNGAIVEVRDCQKPVPGVYVHKGVVQVGEVTVGAPAQAIIDVTRRRAIARAHSATHLTHQALRDALGPTAAQAGSENQPGRFRFDFGSPSAVPTAVMTDVEQKINEVLARELDVQAEVMSIDEAKKQGAIAEFGEKYGERVRVVTIGDFSKELCGGTHVHNTAQLGLVKLLGESSIGSGVRRIEALVGVDAYNFLAKEHTVVAQLQELVKGRSEELPEKISAMLGKLKDAEKEIEKFRAEKVLAAAGGLVDSAKDVRGVALVTGQVPDGTSADDLRKLVLDVRGRIQGGRPAVVALFTTVNGKPLTVIATNDAARDRGLKAGDLVRTAAKTLGGGGGGKPDVAQGGGQNPAAIGDAIDAVERLVGETAN; from the coding sequence ATGGAGTCGGCTGAAATCCGTCGCCGCTGGCTGAGCTTCTTCGAGGAGCGTGGCCACAAGGTCGTGCCCTCGGCGTCGCTCATCGCGGACGACCCGACTCTGCTGCTCGTCCCCGCGGGCATGGTCCCGTTCAAGCCGTACTTCCTCGGCGAGGTCAAGCCGCCCGCGCCGCGCGCCACTTCGGTGCAGAAGTGCGTGCGCACGCCGGACATCGAAGAGGTCGGCAAGACGACCCGCCACGGCACGTTCTTCCAGATGTGCGGCAACTTCTCCTTCGGCGACTACTTCAAGGAAGGCGCCATCAAGTACGCCTGGGAGCTGCTCACCAGCCCCCAGGACAAGGGTGGTTACGGCCTGGAGCCCGAGAAGCTCTGGATCACCGTCTACCTCGACGACGACGAGGCCGAGCGCATCTGGCACGAGGTCGTCGGTGTGCCGAAGGAGCGCATCCAGCGCCTGGGCAAGAAGGACAACTTCTGGTCCATGGGCGTCCCCGGCCCGTGCGGCCCGTGCTCCGAGATCAACTACGACCGCGGCCCCGAGTTCGGCGAAGAGGGCGGCCCGGCGGTCAACGACGAGCGCTACGTGGAGATCTGGAACCTGGTCTTCATGCAGTACGAGCGCGGCGCCGGCACCGGCAAGGACGACTTCGAGATCCTCGGCGACCTGCCCTCGCAGAACATCGACACGGGCCTCGGCCTGGAGCGCCTCGCCATGATTCTGCAGGGCGTGCAGAACATGTACGAGACGGACACCCTGCGCGTCGTCATCGACAAGGCCACCGAGCTGACCGGTGTCGCCTACGGCGCGAAGCACGACTCGGACGTCTCGCTGCGCGTCGTCGCCGACCACATGCGGACGTCGACGATGCTCATCGGCGACGGCGTCACCCCCGGCAACGAGGGCCGCGGCTACGTGCTGCGCCGCATCATGCGCCGCGCCATCCGCAACATGCGCATCCTCGGCGCCACCGGCCCGGTCGTCCAGGAGCTGCTCGACGTCGTGATCGACACGATGGGGCTGCAGTACCCGGAGCTGATCACCGACCGCAAGCGCATCGAGCAGGTCGCGCTCGCCGAGGAGGCCGCGTTCCTCAAGGCCCTCAAGGGCGGCACGAACATCCTGGACACCGCCGTCACCGAGACCAAGGCCGCGGGCGGCACGGTCCTCGCCGGCGACAAGGCGTTCCTGCTGCACGACACGTGGGGCTTCCCGATCGACCTCACCCTGGAGATGGCCGGCGAGCAGGGCCTCTCCGTGGACGAGGACGGCTTCCGCCGCCTGATGAAGGAGCAGCGGGAGCGCGCCAAGGCCGACGCCCAGGCGAAGAAGACCGGTCACGCCAACGTCGGCGCGTACCGCGAGATCGCGGACGCCGCCGGTGCCACCGACTTCATCGGCTACACCTCGACGGACAGCGAGTCGACGGTCGTCGGCCTGCTGGTCAACGGCGTCTCCTCGCCGGCCGCCACCGAGGGCGACGAGGTCGAGGTCGTCCTCGACCGCACCCCCTTCTACGCGGAGGGCGGCGGCCAGATCGGCGACACCGGCCGCATCAAGCTGGACAACGGCGCGATCGTCGAGGTCCGCGACTGCCAGAAGCCGGTCCCGGGCGTCTACGTCCACAAGGGCGTCGTCCAGGTCGGCGAGGTGACCGTCGGCGCTCCGGCCCAGGCGATCATCGACGTGACCCGTCGTCGAGCCATCGCCCGCGCCCACTCCGCCACCCACCTGACGCACCAGGCGCTGCGCGACGCGCTCGGCCCGACGGCCGCCCAGGCCGGTTCGGAGAACCAGCCGGGCCGCTTCCGCTTCGACTTCGGTTCGCCGTCCGCCGTGCCCACGGCCGTGATGACGGACGTCGAGCAGAAGATCAACGAGGTCCTGGCCCGCGAGCTGGACGTGCAGGCCGAGGTCATGTCGATCGACGAGGCGAAGAAGCAGGGCGCCATCGCCGAGTTCGGTGAGAAGTACGGCGAGCGGGTCCGCGTCGTCACCATCGGCGACTTCTCCAAGGAGCTGTGCGGCGGCACCCACGTGCACAACACCGCCCAGCTGGGCCTGGTGAAGCTGCTCGGCGAGTCGTCCATCGGCTCGGGTGTGCGCCGCATCGAGGCCCTGGTCGGCGTCGACGCGTACAACTTCCTGGCCAAGGAGCACACGGTCGTCGCCCAGCTCCAGGAGCTGGTCAAGGGCCGCTCCGAGGAGCTGCCGGAGAAGATCTCCGCGATGCTCGGCAAGCTGAAGGACGCCGAGAAGGAGATCGAGAAGTTCCGCGCGGAGAAGGTCCTGGCGGCCGCCGGCGGTCTCGTCGACTCCGCCAAGGACGTCCGCGGTGTCGCCCTCGTCACCGGGCAGGTGCCCGACGGCACGAGCGCCGACGACCTGCGCAAGCTGGTCCTCGACGTCCGCGGCCGCATCCAGGGCGGCCGCCCCGCGGTCGTCGCGCTGTTCACGACGGTCAACGGCAAGCCGCTGACGGTCATCGCCACGAACGACGCGGCCCGCGACCGCGGCCTCAAGGCCGGCGACCTGGTCCGCACCGCGGCCAAGACGCTCGGCGGCGGTGGCGGCGGCAAGCCGGACGTCGCGCAGGGCGGCGGCCAGAACCCGGCCGCGATCGGCGACGCCATCGACGCCGTCGAGCGCCTCGTCGGGGAGACCGCGAACTGA
- a CDS encoding shikimate kinase, giving the protein MSGPRIVLVGPMGVGKSTVGAMLAERLGCSYRDTDDDIVTAQGRTIADIFVDEGEESFRAIEKAAVATALAEHEGVLALGGGSILDADTRALLDGQPVVFLSMDVEEAVKRTGLNVARPLLAVNPRKQWRELMEARRHLYTEVARVVVATDGRTPDEVAAAVLDALELKQA; this is encoded by the coding sequence GTGAGCGGGCCGAGGATCGTCCTCGTCGGGCCCATGGGCGTGGGCAAGTCGACGGTGGGCGCCATGCTCGCCGAGCGGCTCGGCTGCTCCTACCGGGACACCGACGACGACATCGTGACCGCGCAGGGCCGGACCATCGCGGACATCTTCGTCGACGAGGGCGAGGAGAGCTTCCGCGCCATCGAGAAGGCGGCCGTCGCCACCGCGCTGGCCGAGCACGAGGGTGTCCTCGCGCTCGGCGGCGGGTCGATCCTCGACGCCGACACCCGGGCACTGCTCGACGGGCAGCCGGTCGTCTTCCTCTCCATGGACGTCGAGGAAGCCGTCAAGCGGACCGGTCTGAACGTGGCGAGGCCGCTGCTCGCCGTCAACCCCCGTAAGCAGTGGCGGGAGTTGATGGAGGCGCGCCGCCATCTGTACACCGAGGTCGCCCGGGTGGTCGTCGCCACCGACGGCCGCACACCCGACGAGGTCGCAGCGGCCGTCCTCGACGCACTGGAGTTGAAGCAGGCATGA
- the ruvX gene encoding Holliday junction resolvase RuvX, which produces MRRGRRLAIDVGDARIGVASCDPDGILATPVETVPGRDVPAAHRRLKQLVEEYEPIEVVVGLPRSLKGGEGPAAAKVRGFAQEMARGIAPVPVRLLDERMTTVTASQGLRASGVKSKKGRSVIDQAAAVIILQQALESERASGNAPGEGVEVVV; this is translated from the coding sequence ATGCGCAGAGGCCGCCGGCTGGCGATCGACGTCGGGGACGCCCGGATCGGGGTCGCGTCCTGCGACCCCGACGGCATCCTCGCGACACCGGTGGAGACCGTGCCGGGGCGTGACGTCCCGGCCGCCCACCGGCGGTTGAAGCAGCTCGTCGAGGAGTACGAGCCGATCGAGGTGGTCGTCGGACTGCCCCGCTCCCTCAAGGGGGGCGAGGGTCCGGCCGCCGCCAAGGTCCGTGGCTTCGCCCAGGAGATGGCGCGGGGCATCGCACCCGTTCCGGTGAGGCTCCTGGACGAGAGGATGACCACAGTGACGGCCAGTCAGGGTCTGCGCGCCAGCGGCGTAAAGTCCAAAAAGGGCCGTTCTGTCATTGACCAGGCGGCTGCCGTCATCATCCTCCAGCAGGCCCTGGAGTCCGAACGGGCGTCAGGAAACGCCCCTGGCGAGGGCGTCGAAGTGGTTGTCTGA
- a CDS encoding AAA family ATPase: MPPTPRPDPASAGPPRPGNLPHEVNRFVGRAAERAALQEALAAARLVTVTGPGGVGKSRFAAHAASWIPRELRADGVWRAELAAVRRPELVEYALAESLGLTDHTARSSRQVLLDHLAERSLVLVLDGFEHLVDACARLVRDLLRAAPDLRVIAVGRRPLALDGERLLPLAPLPVEGAAELFTDRAAALLPGFRLHDGNRADVLEVCRRLDCLPLAVELAVGRLRALSPAQLAERLDDRFRLLTGGGRDTPPRHQTLRTAIGWSHELCTALERLLWARLSVFAGSFDLEAAEYICSGDGLHADALLDVLQELIGQSVVTREETTAGVRYRMLDTVRAYGAEWLDSVGDTERMRRRHRDWYMGLATWCELDWFSPRQSEVAARIDGELPNLRAALEFCLNEPGETHLAQYLAGTLWFYWAGCGHLAEGRHWLEHSIELDAASGGHGESAYPDSRLKALWVLGYVAILQGDTVPALAALQECREEAERTGNTTAIAYAVHRTGCLALVTDDVPRAEQLLRESLTRYREIGELNSNVLMGQVELAMALAFRGELAQAVALCEDVRQVCEDHGERWTRAYALYVLAYARWTEGEPAAARRLLKECLTIDHEFRDLLGTVLAIELLALVTVAEGDAAEAAVLQGAAGRMWPSVGLRLFGSGHYNLPHELCEARAREVLGDARFDELTCTGGLLGHDETVERALGGGPRTAAVTVPRPARAPAPEMREPAASPTANGGETTG, from the coding sequence ATGCCACCCACTCCGCGCCCCGACCCAGCGTCCGCCGGTCCCCCGCGTCCCGGCAACCTTCCCCATGAAGTGAACCGTTTCGTCGGCCGGGCCGCCGAGCGTGCCGCCCTCCAGGAGGCCCTGGCCGCCGCCCGGCTGGTCACGGTCACCGGGCCGGGCGGGGTCGGCAAGTCCCGGTTCGCCGCGCACGCGGCGTCATGGATCCCGCGGGAGCTGCGCGCCGACGGGGTGTGGCGGGCGGAGCTGGCGGCGGTCCGCCGGCCGGAGCTGGTTGAGTACGCGCTCGCCGAGTCGCTGGGCCTCACCGACCACACCGCCCGCTCCTCGCGCCAGGTCCTGCTCGACCATCTCGCCGAGCGCTCCCTGGTCCTGGTCCTGGACGGGTTCGAGCACCTGGTCGACGCCTGCGCCCGTCTCGTACGGGATCTGCTGCGCGCGGCGCCGGATCTGCGGGTGATCGCGGTGGGCCGCCGGCCGCTCGCGCTGGACGGCGAGCGACTGCTGCCGCTGGCCCCGCTGCCGGTCGAGGGAGCGGCGGAGCTGTTCACCGACCGGGCCGCGGCGCTGCTCCCCGGCTTCCGCCTGCACGACGGCAACCGGGCCGACGTCCTGGAGGTGTGCCGCCGCCTGGACTGTCTGCCGCTCGCGGTGGAGCTGGCGGTGGGACGGCTGCGGGCGCTGTCGCCCGCGCAGCTGGCGGAGCGGCTCGACGACCGGTTCCGGCTGCTCACGGGCGGCGGGCGGGACACGCCGCCCCGGCATCAGACCCTGCGGACGGCCATCGGCTGGAGCCACGAGCTGTGCACGGCGCTGGAGCGGCTGCTGTGGGCGCGGCTGTCGGTGTTCGCCGGCTCGTTCGACCTGGAGGCGGCCGAGTACATCTGCAGCGGCGACGGGCTGCACGCGGACGCGCTCCTCGACGTGCTCCAGGAACTCATCGGCCAGTCCGTCGTGACCCGCGAGGAGACGACCGCCGGGGTGCGCTACCGGATGCTGGACACGGTCCGCGCGTACGGCGCCGAGTGGCTGGACAGCGTCGGCGACACCGAGCGGATGCGGCGCAGGCACCGCGACTGGTACATGGGGCTGGCGACCTGGTGCGAGCTGGACTGGTTCTCGCCGCGGCAGAGCGAGGTGGCGGCCCGGATCGACGGGGAGCTGCCGAATCTGCGCGCGGCCCTGGAGTTCTGCCTGAACGAACCGGGCGAGACGCATCTGGCCCAGTACCTGGCGGGCACGCTGTGGTTCTACTGGGCGGGCTGCGGGCATCTCGCGGAGGGCCGGCACTGGCTGGAGCACAGCATCGAGCTGGACGCGGCAAGCGGCGGGCACGGCGAGTCCGCGTACCCGGACTCGCGGCTCAAGGCGCTGTGGGTGCTCGGCTATGTGGCGATCCTCCAGGGCGACACGGTGCCCGCGCTCGCGGCGCTGCAGGAGTGCCGCGAGGAGGCGGAGCGCACGGGCAACACGACGGCGATCGCCTACGCCGTGCACCGCACCGGCTGCCTGGCGCTGGTCACGGACGACGTGCCGCGCGCCGAGCAGCTGCTGCGCGAGTCGCTGACCCGCTACCGCGAGATCGGCGAGCTCAACAGCAATGTGCTGATGGGGCAGGTCGAGCTGGCGATGGCGCTGGCGTTCCGGGGCGAGCTGGCGCAGGCCGTCGCGCTGTGCGAGGACGTGCGGCAGGTGTGCGAGGACCACGGAGAGCGGTGGACCCGGGCGTACGCGCTGTATGTGCTCGCCTACGCGCGGTGGACCGAGGGCGAGCCGGCCGCGGCCCGGCGGCTGTTGAAGGAGTGCCTGACCATCGACCACGAGTTCCGCGATCTGCTCGGCACGGTGCTGGCGATCGAGCTGCTGGCTCTGGTCACGGTGGCGGAGGGGGACGCCGCGGAGGCGGCGGTGCTTCAGGGCGCGGCGGGCCGGATGTGGCCGTCGGTGGGCCTGCGGCTGTTCGGCTCGGGCCACTACAACCTGCCGCACGAACTGTGCGAGGCGCGGGCCCGCGAGGTGCTGGGCGACGCCCGTTTCGATGAACTGACGTGCACCGGAGGGCTGCTGGGCCACGACGAGACGGTGGAGCGGGCGCTCGGCGGGGGTCCGCGGACGGCGGCGGTCACGGTGCCGCGGCCGGCTCGTGCCCCTGCCCCGGAAATGCGGGAACCCGCCGCCTCCCCCACCGCGAACGGCGGGGAGACGACGGGCTGA